Proteins encoded within one genomic window of Bactrocera neohumeralis isolate Rockhampton unplaced genomic scaffold, APGP_CSIRO_Bneo_wtdbg2-racon-allhic-juicebox.fasta_v2 ctg4931, whole genome shotgun sequence:
- the LOC126767242 gene encoding putative uncharacterized protein DDB_G0271982, translating into RRRAKKKKKRKRERQRDRERDRERERERGRRRKKKRREREREKSSKTR; encoded by the exons agaagaagggcaaaaaaaaaaaaaaagaggaaaagaGAGAGACAGAGAGACAGAGAAAGAGACAG agagagagagagagagagggggaGGAGGAGgaaaaaaaagagaagagagagagagcgagagAAAAGCAGCAAAACGCGATAA
- the LOC126767243 gene encoding uncharacterized protein LOC126767243 — translation MYFLKKILSGREGKRGYVADEHSGYGGERSGKEKTGTKEGPEERGQSEAIEAEDGAATATRGADAGTPFSKRTTIGSISHLQNNKPHRLQESALPEAAEASSSHNELDSLEDAELAAMEDGTWQSVREQEQREIASSYLQDRSDSNNNNNNNGSSKRPPNVAPSSAFLMTAMPSGLDNQPPLDGAKGHMEENSLLLFSAAVPVTAAVSRERSEQREVSVGRTRRTGGHSVIDPENVRGGGAHRSLPPKSTLAHCLPEARETDPSAASRYSGDRSATSARGGGGAGHRVLSQAEAEKLFQQSRDRAQATAAANAMHLQSFARPFQFGPSASGKERRRREDGSTSFSTAPMHPPMGRAQADRRLAANPSHRSSDHSKGQSSGVPLSLFPSPPTVVPMDSPQGTNRGSSHDVFAKDPESRQGGAPVRGRTQQFFGLCSTWRDAYLAQPPSSQRPQQRTQDDLLSAAAAASINPASLWYPNATTPPAFQEPFDSGAVAAAFSTSRHHGNGSTSALINDGRSNSNSHHNHHNNSSGSWLLPASFQPPAFVPTGLGDQFHAHQGDSPPAPFSASLQQQQQQYDLFPQTNPPCNAKVPVFSPNTGIYVAGSGGGGGGSRGAGRSHAGTVPASKTKQKNEPPQSHKGRGNHDNTPQEQKYLQTNPFSMYNHNKTLLSGKPPPAATAAAATAPVTATVSSGDREANR, via the exons atgtACTTTCTCAAGAAGATTCTGTCCGGGAGAGA AGGAAAGCGAGGATACGTCGCGGACGAGCACAGCGGCTACGGCGGTGAAAGAAGTGGAAAAGAGAAGACAGGCACAAAGGAGGGCCCTGAAGAACGCGGACAGAGCGAAGCGATAGAAGCGGAAGACGGTGCTGCCACCGCCACGCGCGGGGCCGATGCCGGCACGCCCTTTTCGAAGCGCACGACGATCGGCTCGATTTCCCACCTGCAAAACAACAAACCGCATCGTTTGCAAGAATCGGCGCTGCCGGAGGCGGCGGAGGCGTCCTCTTCGCACAATGAGCTTGACAGCCTCGAAGACGCCGAGCTAGCCGCGATGGAGGACGGCACTTGGCAATCTGTGCGGGAGCAAGAGCAGCGCGAGATCGCGTCTTCGTACCTGCAAGATCgcagcgacagcaacaacaacaacaacaacaacggcagcagCAAGCGCCCGCCCAACGTGGCGCCGAGCTCGGCCTTTTTAATGACCGCGATGCCCTCCGGCCTCGACAAC CAGCCACCGCTCGACGGCGCGAAAGGTCACATGGAGGAAAACTCTCTTCTCCTTTTCTCTGCCGCTGTGCCCGTCACTGCCGCGGTCAGCAGAGAAAGGAGTGAGCAGCGGGAAGTGTCTGTGGGAAGGACACGACGCACCGGGGGCCACTCCGTGATCGACCCCGAGAACGTCCGCGGCGGTGGTGCACACCGCTCTCTCCCTCCAAAGTCGACGCTTGCGCATTGCCTTCCCGAAGCGAGAGAGACAGATCCCAGCGCCGCCAGCCGCTACAGCGGGGACCGCTCTGCCACCTCCGCGCGGGGCGGTGGTGGCGCTGGGCACCGCGTGCTCAGTCAGGCCGAAGCGGAGAAGCTCTTCCAGCAGTCCCGCGACCGCGCTCAGGCAACCGCAGCCGCCAACGCCATGCACCTGCAGTCCTTTGCCCGGCCGTTTCAGTTCGGCCCTAGCGCGAGCGGCAAGGAGCGGAGAAGGCGAGAGGACGGGTCCACCTCCTTCTCGACCGCGCCAATGCATCCACCGATGGGAAGGGCGCAGGCGGACCGGCGGCTCGCTGCCAATCCGAGCCACCGCAGCAGCGACCACAGCAAGGGCCAGAGCAGCGGGGTGCCGCTCTCTCTCTTTCCCTCGCCGCCCACCGTTGTCCCGATGGACTCGCCGCAGGGCACGAACCGCGGGTCGAGTCATGACGTCTTTGCCAAGGACCCCGAGTCTCGTCAGGGCGGTGCACCGGTCCGCGGCAGGACG CAACAGTTCTTTGGCCTGTGCAGCACTTGGCGAGACGCGTACTTGGCCCAGCCACCGTCATCGCAGCGACCGCAGCAGCGAACCCAAGACGACCTCCTctcagcggcggcggcggcgagcATCAACCCGGCAAGCCTTTGGTACCCGAACGCCACCACCCCGCCCGCTTTTCAAGAGCCTTTCGATTCCGGCGCCGTCGCCGCCGCCTTCTCCACCTCCCGTCACCACGGCAATGGAAGCACCTCGGCTCTGATAAACGATGgccgcagcaacagcaacagtcaCCACAatcaccacaacaacagcagcggcagcTGGCTACTGCCTGCGTCTTTCCAGCCGCCAGCCTTTGTCCCGACGGGACTCGGCGATCAGTTCCACGCACACCAAGGTGATAGCCCTCCCGCTCCTTTTTCGGCGTccttgcagcaacaacagcaacagtatgACTTGTTTCCCCAAACAAACCCGCCTTGCAACGCAAAGGTCCCTGTCTTCTCACCTAACACCGGGATCTACGTCGCCGGCagtggcggcggtggcggcggtAGTCGAGGGGCTGGCCGAAGCCACGCCGGCACCGTTCCAGCGTCCAAGACGAAACAAAAGAATGAGCCGCCGCAGAGTCATAAAGGCCGAGGGAATCATGACAACACCCCACAGGAGCAAAAGTATCTGCAGACGAATCCCTTTAGCATGTACAACCACAATAAGACGCTCCTAAGTGGGAAGCCGCCGCCGGCAGCCACCGCCGCCGCGGCAACGGCACCCGTGACGGCGACTGTCTCCTCTGGCGACCGCGAAGCAAATCGGTGA